The following nucleotide sequence is from Gracilimonas sp..
CCGGTCCATTATAGTCAGGGCCACGCTTCTGTACTTATCCCAGCTGGTTGTTGAGAACTCATCCTTAGCCAGCGTATGACGGAGGTGAAGCTTTATGTCTTCGCGAAGTGAATCTTTGTCCATTCCGGACCTGATGTTCACTCCATTTGTTTTTTTAGTACTCATAAAATCTGGTTCTTAATAAATAATCTTTAAATCGTTTTGAAGGTGATGAGTAATGAAGTGGTGCGTTTTTTTTAGTTAATAATGTATCTCCTTCATGGTATGGGAGACTTCATTACTCATCACTTTTCACAAATCATTCTTCTTTTACATAAATGCCCAAATCGGGCTCAAATTTTGGCCGGGTCAGGTTTGCCGGAAATCCGAGTTTATGAAACGACTCATAGGCGTTAATTGCAACAAAATCCTGCTGAAAAACGCCAAAAACACTGGAACCGCTTCCGCTCATGCTGGCGTAATCTGCTCCGAATTCATAAAGCTGATCCTTGATGTTTCCAACCAAATGATGGCGCGGAAAAACGGCCGGCTCCAGCTGGTTCATTAACAAATACCTCCATTCTTCCGGCTCTTCCTCAAGCAATACGTTTTTAAGGGAAAATTCCGGTTCGGGATTGGGCTCACAAAACTGATAGGCTTCTGCTGTGCTGCTTTCAATATCTGGAAAGGCGGTTACAATCCAGCCGTCTGGCTGAATATCCAATTCTTCTATTTCCTCACCAATACCCGTAGCAAAACCCGGCTTTCCTTTGATGAAAAAGGGGACATCGGCACCGATTCTTTTTCCCAGTTGCATGAGGTCATTCTCGTTCAGGCCCAGGTTTGCAATCTTATTCATCATGCGGAGGGTGGTGGCTGCGTTGCTGCTTCCTCCGCCAAGGCCCGCGCCGGCGGGTATATTTTTTTCCACTTCTATATAGAACTCGTCTTTCAGTCCCGCTTCTTTCTGAAGGAGCTTGATGGCTTTTACAATCAGGTTGGAATCGTCAACCGGGATTTTTTCATCACTCATGACCAGCTCCATGCGGGGAGCGTGCTTAACTCCAAAACGGTCGTTCCACTCTATAAAGCAGAAGCCCGTTTCAATGGTGTGATATCCATTATCGAGCCGTTCCAGCACATTCAGCCCGAGGTTAATTTTAGCGTATGAATTTGAAATCCAGAGATCTGCCATCAGTTCAAAAATTCTTCTTTGTGTTTCATCATATACTCAAAAGCCGCGTCATGGTCGTTTGGGATATCGCCATTTAAAATTGCTTCTTTCACCGCATCTTTGACATCGCCCACCGTTCGGCTTGGTTCGATGTTCAGGGCTTCCATAATTTCTTCTCCTGAAAGCGGATTTTTCCAGTTTCGAATCCGATCCTTTTCTTCCACTTCTTTAATGCGCTGCTCTACATAATCAAAGTTCTTTTGATATCGCTCATGCTTATACTCGTTCTTAGTGGTGATATCGGCGCGGCACAGCTTCATCAGGTCATCAATGTCATCACCCGCCTCATAAATTAACCTGCGTATCGCACTATCGGAAACTTC
It contains:
- the ispE gene encoding 4-(cytidine 5'-diphospho)-2-C-methyl-D-erythritol kinase, which translates into the protein MADLWISNSYAKINLGLNVLERLDNGYHTIETGFCFIEWNDRFGVKHAPRMELVMSDEKIPVDDSNLIVKAIKLLQKEAGLKDEFYIEVEKNIPAGAGLGGGSSNAATTLRMMNKIANLGLNENDLMQLGKRIGADVPFFIKGKPGFATGIGEEIEELDIQPDGWIVTAFPDIESSTAEAYQFCEPNPEPEFSLKNVLLEEEPEEWRYLLMNQLEPAVFPRHHLVGNIKDQLYEFGADYASMSGSGSSVFGVFQQDFVAINAYESFHKLGFPANLTRPKFEPDLGIYVKEE